AAACTCAGTTGCACCCTGTCTCTGATtgcaaaataattattaaactcAGTTGCACCCTGTCTCTGATtgcaaaataattattaaactcAGTTGCACCCTGTGTCTCTGATTGCAAAATAATATCTGCCTGCAAAATTAAAAAGGAActgggttgtttattttattaatttcatttttgtaaggggaaagaaaacataattaagaacttctattagaaataaataaataaataaacacacattgcctatttatttatttataatatttatttttttaatgaggttATAATTTATGAAGTGCATTAATACGCTCCCgtttgcacagcggtgtgatccagtccaggtttcactaggagtttaataataagacacacctgagtctGATTCCCATGTCTGATATAATTGTCTAATTTCTTACCTGCACAATCACCCTCTTTTGTTGcgttaaagtatatattttattcatggaGCACAGTTGCAATCAATATGCTCAGCTCGCCGCTAGCACCcaccgcgctgactcgggagcggcgaagatgaacacactctgtcctccaccgccagccgcccgcttctttacacgcctcagagctacagcgttggaggacagctccgggcagcttgcaggcaagcccgcaggcgcccggccggACCACAGGGGTGCACTGGTGAGCCGGgacagcgctcggccaattgtgccctaacctcaaccccaacctcaCCAGTTTTTACTCATGAGAGAAAACTGCGTGTAAAATCTCATGAGACAATTCTGAGCTAGCTTGTAAGTCGCAGGTTAACCCATTGCCTCCTTGTTTAAGAGTGTTCACCCTCTTAAACAGTATCACAATGGTATTGATCTCCCTAACGTGCCTTTAGTGCAATCGGACTATAATTCCTATCGTATCACCCTGTTCTTTATCCCTTCTCCCACTGACtcgctctgtgtgtgcgtgtgtgtgtgtgtgggaccctgagcgagtcactgaacctccttgggctccgtccttcggacgagacgtcaaacaaacgaggtcctattggaagagactctgcagcagcagcagttgttgatgatgcagagttcaccccccccctagtctctgcgagtcgctttggataaaaacgtctGCTGAATGATCCATTAATAATTTCACCCGCCTCTTCCCTGTCTCTCCACCAGGGGGCCCGTGTGTAAACACCTCCTCACTGAAGAAATGATGGCGGCTCGATTCACCTGTCTCAGCCTGGATAACGATCATGCCTACGCCTGCACGGGATTCCCCACAGCGCCTCCACTGCAAGGGGAGAGCAGTGACACTGCTGGGCCtgccacagcagcagcaggcacTTCCAGCTACAGGACAGCTCCCCCAGTGCCCAGGAGGAGGAATGACAACGAGAGGTATCCTATGGCGCCATCTGTAGACCGGAGGACTAGGGAGTTTCAACACTTCAGGGAAATAGAGGAAAAGTGAGTGgatcttttttaaatttcttatcAAGGAAGTTTATCAGGTCGAGGCAACTTTAACACTATACTTTccattattttaatatgctttgccagacctctctgtgctttacaatgcttccctatgctttaccagacctctctgtgctttacaatgcttccctatgctttaccagacctctctgtgctttacaatgcttccctatgctttaccagacctctctgtgctttacaatgcttccctttgctttaccggacctctctgtgctttacaatgcttacctatgctttaccggacctctctgtgctttacaatgcttccctatgctttacaatgcttccctgtgctttaccagacctgtctgtgctttacaatgcttccctatgctttaccagacctctctgtgctttgcaatgcttccctatgctttaccagacctgtctgtgctttacaatgcttccctatgctttaccagacctctctgtgctttacaatgctaccctgtgctttaccagacctctctgtgctttacaatgcttccctatgctttaccagacctctctgtgctttacaatgcttacctatgctttaccagacctctctgtgctttacaatgctaccctgtgctttaccagacctctctgtgctttacaatgcttccctatgctttaccagacctctctgtgctttacaatgcttccctatgctttaccagacctctctgtgctttacaatgcttccctgtgctttaccggacctctctgtgctttacaatgcttccctatgctttaccggacctctctgtgctttacaatgcttccctatgcttttccagacctctctgtgctttacaatgcttccctgtgctttaccagacctctctgtgctttaccagacctctgtgcttttattaggggaaacttttataagggaaaaatAAACTTATAATTAGGagtgtaattttccatttaaattttaATTCAATGTGGAAAATATTGTGTATAAGTATTGAATACGAACTGCATTGCCCACCACTGTGCACTTGCTGCTTtgtaaacctctctctctctccctccctctctctctcctccctccctctctctctctcctcttcctctccccttctctttctctctctccctcctctctacccccccctccctcctctctctctctctccctcaccccctcccttgctctccctcctcctcacccctctctctgccttcctctctctctcagactgGAGATGGAGGAGAGTGAGTTGAATGACCCGAGTTCTGATCTCACTGGCAACGCCCCCCTGATTCTCACTGTGTCGGGGGGGGATCTCAGACTGCCTCCCAGTCTGCCCAGTAACCTGCTGTACTCGCTGTGAGTATTACCAGTAACTCATTATAGGGCGttctgagccccaggactgggtgctcagccactgactcgctgtgtgtgtgtgtgtgggggaccctgagcgagtcgctgaCACCTCCTTGGGACTGCGTCAGTTTTGGAGGAGGCGACGCAAAAAGCGACTCTGCAAACATCGCTGAGACGTCAGTTACGTGCACGAGTGTGCGTCAGAACACACATTTTGTGTAAaacaccttggataaaggcatctgctaaataaacaaataataataataataataataataactaacggaagaacatgatttatttattttttgttcagctACCCTTCTTGCTCGGAGCTGGTTTTGTGGCAGCCTCCTGGCTTCTTAATACCAGAGGCGATCAGGTCGCTGGGAAAGAAACTGGGTCAGAACCAGCAACCAGTCCTGGACCCAGAGACCCAGCAGAGCCAGCGGGCTGAGCCCACCGAGTCGCTGCTGCTGCAGTACCAGCACAGGCCTGCTAGGAGGCAGCAGTGCGATGCCACGCAGACGTCAGAGAACGATGTGGAGATGGAGATATGATACAAGAAATAgcatttgtttgattttattacattttattgtgtcgttgttataattattattattattattattattaggcaggaatgagaggctagtgaattagtccgctgtctctctctctgtccttctctctctctgtctgtctgtgtgcgacGCTagattctgtctgtctgtctctctgtttgtctctctgtctgctcCACCAGattctttctctgtctgtctgtctgtctctgctccagattctttctctctgtctgtctctcgtcTGTCTGCTCCACCAgattctttctgtctgtctgtctgtctgtctgctccaccagattctttctctctgtctctgtctgtctgtctctcttatGGATTCTGGTAGatttttgcagtatcatttttacagtttcattgaagagctggtttattattattattattattcctcaaTCCTAAGATTCTAGGAGATGCTAAACGTTTGGTTGCAGCTGAAACTGAGTGCCAAAAAACATGAACAGACTTTAGATATTTTATTGCTcgtgaaataaaaagaaaaaactacaaaaataatcttGCAAAAGTGTTCCGGAAGTcataacagcagcacagtaagaatttcatgatagatttcagGTGGTCACATTTTTCCAATCAGATTTTCAGTTAATTAtctagaaaactacaaagcgctggtgtgtgattcaatatgttaacaagggaacattattcagcagctttcactggactctatgaagctgagggagttcattctatatagagggggtgcaattcaatatgttaacaagggaacattattcagcagctttcactggactctatgaagctgagggagttcattctatatagagggggtgcaattcaatatgttaacaagggaacattattcagcagctttcactggactctatgaagctgagggagttcattctatatagagggggtgcaattcaatatgttaacaagggaacattattcagcagctttcactggactctatgaagctgagggagttcattctatatagagggggtgcaattcaatatgttaacaagggaacattattcagcagctttcactggactctatgaagctgagggagttcattctatatagagggggtgtaattcaatatgttaacaagggaacattattcagcagctttcactggactctatgaagctgagggagttcattctatatagagggggtgcaattcaatatgttaacaagggaacattattcagcagctttcactggactctatgaagctgagggagttcattctatatagagggggtgcaattcaatatgttaacaagggaacattattcagcagctttcactggactctatgaagctgagggagttcattctatatagagggggtgcaattcaatatgttaacaagggaacattattcagcagctttcactggactctatgaagctgagggagttcattctatatagagggggtgcaattcaatatgttaacaagggaacattattcagcagctttcactggactctatgaagctgagggagttcattctatatagagggggtgcaattcaatatgttaacaagggaacattattcagcagctttcactggactctatgaagctgagggagttcattctatatagagggggtgcaattcaatatgttaacaagggaacattattcagcagctttcactggactctatgaagctgagggagttcattctatatagagggggtgcaattcaatatgttaacaagggaacattattcagcagctttcactggactctatgaagctgagggagttcattctatatagagggggtgcaattcaatatgttaacaagggaacattattcagcagctttcactggactctatgaagctgagggagttcattctatatagagggggtgcaattcaatatgttaacaagggaacattattcagcagctttcactggactctatgaagctgagagagttcattctatatagagggggtgcaattcaatatgttaacaagggaacattattcagcagctttcactggactctatgaagctgagggagttcattctatatagagggggtgcaattcaatatgttaacaagggaacattattcagcagctttcactggactctatgaagctgagggagttcattctatatagagggggtgcaattcaatatgttaacaagggaacattattcagcagctttcactggactctatgaagctgagggagttcattctatatagagggggtgcaattcaatatgttaacaagggaacattattcagcagctttcactggactctatgaagctgagggagttcattctatatagagggggtgcaattcaatatgataacaagggaacattattcagcagctttcactggactctatgaagctgagggagttcattctatatagagggggtgcaattcaatatgttaacaagggaacattattcagcagctttcactggactctatgaagctgagggagttcattctatatagagggggtgcaattcaatatgttaacaagggaacattattcagcagctttcactggactctatgaagctgagggagttcattctatatagagggggtgcaattcaatatgttaacaagggaacattattcagcagctttcactggactctatgaagctgagggagttcattctatatagagggggtgcaattcaatatgttaacaagggaacattattcagcagctttcactggactctatgaagctgagggagttcattctatatagagggggtgcaattcaatatgttaacaagggaacattattcagcagctttcactggactctatgaagctgagggagttcattctatatagagggggtgcaattcaatatgttaacaagggaacattattcagcagctttcactggactctatgaagctgagggagttcattctatatagagggggtgcaattcaatatgataacaagggaacattattcagcagctttcactggactctatgaagctgagtgagttcattctatatagaggaagggaacattattcagcatgcaaaacttttggccagagctgtagattgAAAAAGTAATTTGGAACAATTTATTGAGAGGATCTGAATCTGGGGATGGAGTGTTCTCTCTTTCATTGTAACCTCCTGTTATTGGAAGTGGGGTTGTGGGAGGGGCCAGTAAGCTTGTGCACCAATTCCATTGCTGCAGGGGTGTGGCTGAAGTGCCCTGGTGAATTGTGGTTGGTTGCAGACAGCCAAAGGGAGGTGTGGTCAAGCCGAGGAGAGTGTATGCGTATATATTGGAATTGAATGAATTGTTTTTCCCtgctgtttaaatttgtttttttccaataaaTGTCTTATATTGACTTGcccctttttattttgcatttaagccattgaaactcaggggggctgtgtgaatcattgctggagtcacagtccagtataatatataaaactatggctattgaaactcagggggggctgtgtgaatcattgctggagccacagtccagtataatatataaaactatggctattgaaactcaggggggctgtgtgaatcattgctggagtcacagtccagtataatatataaaactatggctattgaaactcaggggggctgtgtgaatcattgctggagccacagtccagtataata
The Polyodon spathula isolate WHYD16114869_AA chromosome 50, ASM1765450v1, whole genome shotgun sequence DNA segment above includes these coding regions:
- the LOC121306842 gene encoding uncharacterized protein LOC121306842 codes for the protein MDPRQFVIGKVSSQIPRNSMPPGLIRKSRGGAEGHDPWPVAKAEFPWQQDVPKSMPWGDPRATEFTATERSQWRCGKSKRRIDKPPDQGPVCKHLLTEEMMAARFTCLSLDNDHAYACTGFPTAPPLQGESSDTAGPATAAAGTSSYRTAPPVPRRRNDNERYPMAPSVDRRTREFQHFREIEEKLEMEESELNDPSSDLTGNAPLILTVSGGDLRLPPSLPSNLLYSLYPSCSELVLWQPPGFLIPEAIRSLGKKLGQNQQPVLDPETQQSQRAEPTESLLLQYQHRPARRQQCDATQTSENDVEMEI